The Manis javanica isolate MJ-LG chromosome 2, MJ_LKY, whole genome shotgun sequence genome contains a region encoding:
- the LOC140847681 gene encoding uncharacterized protein, which yields MTSLYLLTLLLTLETPTQGVLRWGILSAFPKPMPVHFNAAVFPRFFTTNTSMNLPYLVKDTLVAPLGENRSFVTNGSLCFTTQNLAGCISLKRRKYGWFSDIILEASSLPVMSAKFEGPNKEGSPSYKNMTIHQMVLWINGTFVHSPKNNSTDRPRQPKYASHCVGDYEGELWPWTDCQSTVVTWATERQEFTISPDMEGRPANEAWWPVKVLEGEFRQQLSMNPFHKWMLCGVNGSCTDLSPFSALQGGGIGVKNITFWCENNHMRAHWNMIMTHNNENYTCSAKSGPESPNSLFPPSPVCVYPPFLFILSNSSFDSCSNETCFLSQCWDARNFTNALVVRIPRWVPVPVDAPNTMTLFRERRDFGVTAAIVLLISATAVAATAAGIALDTSIKSATELNNLAASVASALDQQSTLDGKLKGGIMILNQRIDLVEEQMEVLWQMAQLGCERKYRALCITSIQYKNFTRAANLSRDLSQYLSGNWSQDFDGTLEELRREIIHINSTRLDISVAEGLSSWFLRALSHVKEWAGMAGMGVFLLGGLMLLLWLLCRLRNQHKQDKVILAQALMAIDVGASPQVWLNMLKKEARL from the coding sequence atgacttcgctgtacctcctgaccctgctcctgacactggagaccccgactcagggagtattgagatggggaatcctgtctgcctttcctaagcctatgcctgtccatttcaatgcagccgtttttccgcgctttttcactaccaatactagtatgaacttgccctacttagttaaagacaccctagtagctcccctgggagaaaaccgatccttcgtaactaatgggtcattatgcttcaccactcagaatctagctggctgtatctccctgaaacggaggaaatacggatggttcagtgacataattctagaggccagtagcctccccgttatgtcagctaaatttgaagggcctaataaggaagggagcccgtcctataagaacatgactatccaccagatggttctctggatcaatggcacatttgtacactctcccaagaacaattccaccgacaggcctcgtcaacccaaatatgcctcccattgtgtgggcgactatgagggagagctgtggccctggactgactgtcagtcaactgtagtaacgtgggcaactgagaggcaggagtttaccatctccccagatatggagggacggccagccaatgaggcttggtggccagtaaaggtgctcgaaggcgagtttcgtcagcagctgagcatgaaccccttccataaatggatgctgtgtggagtcaatggctcgtgtaccgacctctcccccttttccgccctccagggtgggggaatcggtgtaaaaaatatcaccttttggtgcgagaataaccacatgcgcgcacactggaacatgatcatgacccataacaacgagaactacacgtgttcagcaaaatcaggtccagagtcacctaattccctttttccaccttctccagtatgcgtataccccccatttctgtttatcttatccaatagtagctttgactcctgctccaatgaaacctgctttctgtctcagtgttgggatgcgcgtaactttaccaatgctttggtagtccgcatcccccgttgggtccctgttcccgtagacgcccctaacaccatgactctgtttcgagaaaggcgcgatttcggtgttacagccgccatagtgctcctgatctccgcgaccgcggtcgcagccaccgccgctggtatagctttagacacctccatcaaatcggctacagagctcaataaccttgcagcctcagtagcttctgccctggaccaacagtccacacttgatggcaaactgaaaggaggaataatgatcctcaatcaacgcatagatctcgtggaggaacaaatggaggtgctctggcaaatggcccaattgggatgtgagcggaaatatcgtgccctctgcatcactagcattcaatataaaaattttacacgggcagctaatctgtcacgagacctgtcccagtatctttcaggaaactggtcccaagacttcgatgggacactagaagagctgcggcgagaaattatccacatcaactccacccgtctagatatctccgtagcggaaggactctcttcctggttcctcagagctctctcccacgtcaaggagtgggcgggcatggctgggatgggcgtgttcctgcttggaggtctcatgctcttactctggttgttatgcagactccgcaaccaacataagcaggacaaggtgatccttgctcaagccctaatggcgatagacgttggcgcctctccccaagtgtggctcaacatgcttaagaaggaagctcggctttag